The sequence TGGAGTATTGAGATTAAATCCCTATCATGGTGTGTGATAAAGCATTAAAGCTACTTTAATTTCATTATTCTTATCATCAATAGTATGAAAGGTATAATTTGCCCATGATACATCTGATTTATTATTGTATTTAACGAAATTAGGATGTTTTTCTATGGTTTCTTTCGCCGTTTTTATTACACTGGAAAAATCCTTATTAGGTACGAACATAATAATTGCAGCTTTAGAATCTCTCCAGGTTAAGTATCCTAATAGCTGATCAATAGTTTTTAGCAAACCCTTTTGACCAGTCCAGAATTTACATTCTCCAACAAAAATATTACTTCCTTCATACCTGAGTAAAATATCTGTCTTCCCGCTTTTATTGAAGGTTTCCCCTGTTGCACTCCCTTCAAAGTTCGGCTCCAACATCATCAAGAAATGATCTCTTAGATCCTCTTCCCCTTTGTCTTTATATACTGAAGGTTTTCTTTCAAATTCTCTCCCCATATCGTTAATAATTTTTAATATTTCTATATATTCATCATTATTTAAAGTAGGTACCGGAGTATAGTCATGCTTATTCTGAATTGGTTTTATCTGAATCTTCTTTTTAACCTTGGGTGAAGGAACCGCAAAGGTAGTAGGGACATTTGACTACTTTCTAATCGGAACAATTAATCCCGAATGTTGTTTCCTTCTCTTTAATATTTGAGTTTTTCTGTCATTGAATAACCTTATGATAAGATCCTCTAGTCCATTATTATAACTATCTACATCTCTATTCACATTGTTAACCATATTAGATAGGCTATCTACGAATGCCTTGTACTCTATATTAATGTTTTCAACATCCTCATTAAATTGTATGTATCCCTTAATAATTTCCATCCCCCTAACCTCAGCACGAGGTGGAGAAAGTGTATAGGTAGAAGGTCTACACTTTAATAAATAGCTCTCTCCTTCAAAGGGAATATGAAAATAATAAACTTCTCTAGGGTATGTTTGCCCATCCCTTACAAAAAATGATTGGGGAAAATATTCTGCTCTAACTTGTTCTTCTCTCACAGTTGCTTCAGCTTCGCCAAATCTTAATACCAATGGCTCTATTTTAAACTTATCTTTAAGATACATTATATATTGTTCCTGCCCGACATTGAGAAGGTAGTCTTCCTCTTCTTCTAGTATAGTTTCCTTTACTTCTTTCTTCCTATTCTCAATAACTCTGTAAAGATCATTAGTATTAAAAAGCAATTCTCCGAACACCATACTTTAACCTCCACTCCTTATTTAATTTTCACTTCATATATTGTTTTACTGTGCAACAACAATCAGACATGCTATAATTTTTAATAATTTATTGTTCCTTTTTCCAGGCTCAACTCCCTGAGCAGGTTCAGGCCCTGGTCCAATCACACGCCCCAGTACAAAAAAATGAAAAGGGAGTGGTGTTTATGAAGAAACTATTTAAGACTAATCTAGGATTAAAATTAATCTTAAGTTTAATGATTTTGACAGTCGATATGTATAGCTTTGTGAATACCAGTGCTGGGGAGCCTGGAAAAAGGAATAAGTTCATTAACTGTTTGCCTCCCAGATAATTTTGGGTATTCGGATTATCATGTGGAATTAAAATTTGCTTGTATATGTTAAAATAGATTAAAGGATCAATTCAACAAAGTTTTTGTTCGACAAACGCGCCCATATTGTATAATAACATATAAAAAGTTGACCCCTTAATCAAATGGAGGATTAAGGGGTGGACTGTTATTAATCAAACAATTACTTTTTTACAGCATGGATGTAATGAATCGTTTCAAATGCTTTTAAATAATCCGAACGATCGCTAAAGAATTTATTATTTATAACATCGGGTGATAAATGTTCGTAAATAAGTAATCCTGCATCTTCTAACAATTTTTCTATTTCATCATAAGTAAAACATGATTTCATTGGTTCGCCACTAGCCGATGCCATTTGCACCATATTCTGAACTCGGTTAGACACTCCTTTTTCTTCAAATAGTTTATCATCTGCATAATCAAAAACGATGGAACTTCCCAATGGAATCTCTGCAAATAATTCTTTAATTAAATTAGAAATTTCCTCTTTTGTTAAGTAATAGGAAACACCTAAGAGACTATAAAAAGTTTTTTTGTTTGGTTGAAAACCCTCATCAATAAGGTTTTGCAGGATAATATCTTTGGTGAAATCCATTGGAACAAAGTGAAGGTTATCCGGAATTTGATAATTAGATTTAGCTAGCCTATTCCTTTTAAAGTCTTGTGTAGACGGATAATCAACTTCAAATATTTCCAACTTAGTGTCTAATTCTGGGTTCCGAAAACAAAATGTATCCAATCCAGCTCCTAGAATGACGTATTGTTCAGCTTCTAGTACTATCTCATGGAACAATACTTTTTCACAATAGGCAGCACGTGCTAATGGAGTTGGTGAGAGTTGGACTTGTGTAATCCATTTTAATATTTCATCGGGTTGATCTTGAAATTTTATAGCAATTTCGTGATTAAAAAATTGAATTCCTTGAATCATGTTTTTACGAATATCTTCAAATTCCTTTTGGGTAATTAAATCTTTTGCAATATAATCATCAAAAATCTTTGGTGTGTCATATTTACTGTGGTATGCTCGACCAAAAGCTGATATTAAGGAAGTTAAATTTGATTCGTTTTTCTCCATACATTGATCCCCCATATAACAAAAATAAGATCCCCCCCTGGCCAGGAGAATCTTATTATATACAAAAAATCAATAAATGTAAATTATAGCATAAATAAATTATTTTGTCAATAAAATCGACTTGTTTTTTAAATGTTATCGCATGAAAAAATCAAAAAATACAATATAACAGTCGGGCCCGATTGTGGAACAAACAGGATAGCACGTAGGAACCATAAAAAGGAGTAATATTCTTTTTTTACATTTAGTAGTTGGGGAATCAATCTTTTATTATTTTTCCACACTATTTTCCGATTACCCATAATTTTAAACTCTTAATACAGCATAATTAGCGTCCCTCTCTCATGCACATAATTGGGCAAATAAAAAAAGAGGATCTATTTTCAAAAGGCTGTCCTGTTTGATGGCTCTTTTGTTATTTTCATATTCATATTCTTTACACACGGTAAAATAAACTGATTAGCTTTAAAATCTATTATTTTCTACATTTACCACCGAAGCTCTATCTAGTAATGATGTAATCCTAATCAATAAAGTCTTATTAAAAGTTCGCACCGTTACTTTAAGCACATACATTTACAGCATCACCCAAAACTCAAGATCTTTTCTGTAGTAATCGTCCAATATGTAATATAAAAGTTCCTCCATACTCTACCCCGATTCAGGCACAGCGTTTATTCAACAACTGCGCCCGTTTATCGAAAGACGATACCCATTAATATTCCCCAAATCACTGTTCCGACTAACACCCAAACTGTTTCTGATCGCAAAAATGAATGTAATGCACTACTTTTTCTTGCAACTGCAATACTGCGTGTAACCTTTAAATTAATAGGCAAAAAGTATAAAGAAAAAATACAACTACCCGAAAATGAAATCCCTAAATAAATAAGAAATCGACTAGTGATTATATTATCGAGTGCATTCCCAACAAAAAATATCGGTATACCTACCCAAATAAAAAAAGTAGGAAATAATAATATCAAAGCTATTACAACTAGCATAAAGTTTTTCTTAAGAATATCCCTATATATATCGTAATAATAACCCATATACCCCCCTCGCCTCCTCCATTTAATGACCCTTTTGTTGAATAAGTCCTGTATAACTTACTAAAATTACAACGCATATATTTGTTTAAAAAAATTAATTGTATCTAACATTTCTACACAATATTCCGGGTACCTTACTCTTTTACTCTAGACATCATTTTTTTATGTACTTTTTTAATTCTTGATAAAAAGTTTCCCGTGTTCCTGCTAAAACAACAACAATGATTTCTCCATTTACATTTTCAGAAATGCGATATGCTAAACGGTATTGGGTCCCGCTATAACGAATATTGTATGTATAAAGTCCGGCTAGATCTCCTGTTTTGGGCTCTCCAATATAGGGATTCAGCCGGATTTGTTGTATTGCTTCATAAAATTGCTTTTTAAGTGATTTTTCCTTCAACTTTTTTAAATAGCGCTTGGCAGGGTTTAAATACGTAATGGGTAACATGATACATCACTCCCTTACGTCATCAAAAAGAGATTCTGTTTCTTCGTCACCTGTTTCCGTAGCTTGTTGGGCTGCTTGATCGGCTTCCTCAATTAAAGTTTCAATGGCTGGACGAATTTGTGCTTTTCTTTTTTTAAATTCCGTAAGAAGGAACTCCCCATCATACCCTTCTTGAATCAAATCTTTCAATATTTGTTCTGAAAAATCATCGTCTGTAGGAACAGGTCGTAGCACTATTTCATCGTCCCGCAGTTCACAAATAAGAGATTCCTTAATTCCTAATTTCTCAAAAAAGCGTTTGGGAATGGTGATTTGTCGTTTTTCAGATACGCTAATTCGTTTAGCTTCGGAAGGTTGAGATCCCATAATGTTCTCCCCTTTGTGCCTGTTATTCATTAAATCTATATTCATATCCATAGTATTCCCTTCTTTGATAAAATATACAAATTTCCTTGTTCTTTGTTTTTATGTTACCACTACTTCTAATAAAGTTACAAGGGGCAACTGCCTAATTATATAGTCTAACATCTATGAATATAACAAAATGATTATTATGTTAGATTCATAATCACCAATAATACCAATGAAAAACCTTATTTACAAAGGATTTTTCATTATTTTTAATAAAAAAAAGGATTTTCAATGCTACATATAGTATATTAATGTTAGATTGAATATGAACTTTTAAAGGTGATTGGGCATGGAAAATTCATTTTATGTAGGATGGGGAACTCTTGCCTTAATTAATGCAGGATTGGCTCAAGGG is a genomic window of Virgibacillus proomii containing:
- a CDS encoding class I SAM-dependent methyltransferase, with protein sequence MEKNESNLTSLISAFGRAYHSKYDTPKIFDDYIAKDLITQKEFEDIRKNMIQGIQFFNHEIAIKFQDQPDEILKWITQVQLSPTPLARAAYCEKVLFHEIVLEAEQYVILGAGLDTFCFRNPELDTKLEIFEVDYPSTQDFKRNRLAKSNYQIPDNLHFVPMDFTKDIILQNLIDEGFQPNKKTFYSLLGVSYYLTKEEISNLIKELFAEIPLGSSIVFDYADDKLFEEKGVSNRVQNMVQMASASGEPMKSCFTYDEIEKLLEDAGLLIYEHLSPDVINNKFFSDRSDYLKAFETIHYIHAVKK
- a CDS encoding type II toxin-antitoxin system RelE/ParE family toxin — protein: MLPITYLNPAKRYLKKLKEKSLKKQFYEAIQQIRLNPYIGEPKTGDLAGLYTYNIRYSGTQYRLAYRISENVNGEIIVVVLAGTRETFYQELKKYIKK
- a CDS encoding AbrB/MazE/SpoVT family DNA-binding domain-containing protein translates to MDMNIDLMNNRHKGENIMGSQPSEAKRISVSEKRQITIPKRFFEKLGIKESLICELRDDEIVLRPVPTDDDFSEQILKDLIQEGYDGEFLLTEFKKRKAQIRPAIETLIEEADQAAQQATETGDEETESLFDDVRE